The Streptomyces sp. NBC_01439 genome contains the following window.
AGCACCCGGAGGAGTCGCTGCTGCAGGCCGGGCGCACGGTGGGCTTCCTGGAGCAGGCCCGCACCGAGGCGGTCGGACCTGCCGAGACGGCCGCCTGGGACGAGAAGTGGATGTTCGACACGGCGATCGGCTACCTGCCCGCCTACGACGCGGAGGTCCAGGCCGGCTTCGACTTCGTGGTCGACAAGTGGCTGGCGGACGAGCAGAAGCAGATCGACCAGGAGTACTCGGACAAGCGCTACGAGGCGTACGAGAAGCGCAACGGCCAGCTGATGGCGCTGACCGACGAGTGGATGAAGCAGCACGACAAGGACGGCGGCCAATACGAGTACCAGACCAAGGTCGACGAGGCTGCGGGGGCCGGTGCTGAGCGCGCCAAGGGCGTCACCACCCCGCCGAGCGGGGCTGCCGAATGAGGCGGACCGCGGCCGCCGGAGCCGGCGCGCTCACGGCGGTCACGGTCCTCGCGGCCTCGCTCGCCGGGTGCGGCGGCGGTTCGGAGGAGGACCGGGCGGTCCCGGAGAAGCTCTGCGGCACACCCGTCCCGGCGGGCCTGTCGAAGCCGCTGCTCGAACCCTACGGAAAGATCACCGAGTCCAGCCGGGTGGACCGGCAGAAGCCGCAGACGGCGCCGTGCGTGGTGGCGGTGGACGGCGAGCGGGCGCTCGCGTTCCGGTTCGCCTGGCATCCGGGAGCGCCGGAGGACCTGCTGGCGACGGCCCGGCAGAGCAGTGTGGTGGGGCTGACGGATCCGGCACGGGTGAACCTCGGGTTCGAGGACTCCGTCCTCGGCAACGAGGGCGCGACCGCCACCACGGCTTGCCGGACGCAGGCCGGAGACCACTTCACCCTCACGGTGATCGTGTCCCGGGCCGCCAAGGACAAGGCCGACCTGCGGCCCGCCGTGGAGAGGTTCATGCGCACGTACATGGCGGAGACCGTGAAGACCCTGAACTGCGCCTGAGCCGCCCGGAAGACGGAATGGTCCGATGAGCGCTACGCGCTCGACACCAGCCGGGCCGAGTGGGAGGGCCCGCCCGGGACCAGCCCCGACGAGGAGCGCATGGGGATCGCGAAGCTGCCGGGCGGTGTCGTATACCTGAGAGTGATGCTCTGGGGGTCCCGTGGTGGCGCCGGGGCCCGACAGCGTCCTACCCGAAGTACGTGACATGGAGGGCAGGGCTGCGGTGGCGAAGCGCTGGGTCCGGTACGTGATGCGGGTGATGCGGGTGATGGGGCATGAAACCGGCCACCTCGCGTAATCGGCTGTCGCGTATTCCTCAGTTGCTGAGGGCTTGTGGTCACCGTGAGTGGTCGCCGGGGGCGTAGTGGCGCCAGGTTCCTCCGGCCTCTTCGGCGAGGCGGGTCGTGGTGTCGTCGTTGTAGCCGAGCATCCGGGCGACCACGCCTGCCCGTGGCCCTCGCCGCAGTCCATGCAGCCCGGCCCGGGGCGATCTGCGCCCTGCAGCTCGACGACAACGTTCCTACTCCCGGATTTCCAGTACCTCGGTCACCGGGCGGCGCGGCGTGGCGGGCCCCGCGGGTCCGTAGCCGAGGCGGAGGACCATCTGTACGTGTCCCATGGCCGCGACCGGGTCGCGGACCGTCCACCGCAGCTCCGGCCATTCCAGGGGCTGGGAAGTCATCGAGGTGGCAAGGCCGTCGGCAGTGGCCTGGAGAAGGACGCGCTCCATCGCCTGGCCGGCGTGCAGCCAGTCGACCCTCGTGTCCCCCGCGGTGCCGAGCAGGGCCAACTGCGGCCGCTTCTCGAACACGGCCCGGCCACGATCCGGCATCGGCCCGGCCCGACCGAAGTCGCGTACGGGGGCGGGGCCTGCGGAACTCTTCGGTCCGAACGCGGTGGCGGGAACGCCGTCGCGGCGCCCGCCCGTGGCGCCCGGCACGGGGGAGACCCAGGTCGCGGTCTCCGCCCGGACGAGCGGATCGATCTCCTCGCGGTGCTCTGCGTCCCGGACCAGCCCGAGCACGGTGTCCAGGTGCCACGCGTCCGGGACGGTCAGTCGGCAGCCCTCCAAGCGGGCCGCGGCCACCAGGCCGTCCAGCAGTGCGGTGGGCACCGGCTCGTCGTCAAAGGGGTACCGGCTGGTGCGGCGACGCCGGACGGCGCCGTGCAAGGAGGCCAACTGGTGCTCCTCACCAGCGGTTCCGTCGACGGCCACCGTGGCGAGCAGCCACGGTTCGGAGTCGTCCGGCAAGAGTCGTACGCGTACGGGGAGGCCGTTCCAGGCCGCGGACACCCGCAGGTTGAACAGCGCCGCGGCGCAACCGAGCTGGAGGGCACGGTGATCCGGGTCGGTCCGCGTCATGGCGCGGTCCGGATCGCCGTACAGGGCCAGGGTTCCGCTGCCCGCACGGAACACGAACTTCCACGGCTGGGCATTGTGCATGGACGGGGCGGTGACGGCGTCGTCGACGAGTCGGGCCACGGCGGCGGGATCGAGAGGTGCGACGGTCATGGGACTGGTCCTGTCTGTACGGCCTCATTCGTGCTGTTCGGCATCGGCATCCGCATCGGCATCCGCGCGGGGTGCGGCACGGTGCTACCGGGGGTCACCGGGCGGGCATCTCCTCATGCGGGTACCGGGGTGGTGAAGTCCGCCTTGACGTCCACAAGGCGCTTGAGGTGTCTGCGGGCCATCGAGCGCGCGCCGGCCACCTTTCCGTCCTGGTCCAGGACGGGGAGCGCGCTGACGTTCCACATCCGCAGCGCTGCCACGACGTCCTTGAACGCGGTGTTCCGCTCGACGGAGATCGCGGCGCGCGTCATGACGTCCTCGACGGTGCGCAGGTGCTTCATGGCGTGACTTCTTTCGTGCGGTCCGGGGCCGCCTCACCACGGCATCGCGTGGCGGGCGCGGTCGGCGTGAGCGGTTGCCGTGTCGTCGGTGCGGGCGGTCACCTGGGACGCCACCGCGACGACCCCGTCGAGGCGCTCGACGAGGCCGAGGAGTGCAGCGAGCTGACTCCGCAGCTCGACACGGCCGTCCAGGGTGACGATGCCGTCGACCACGTGGACCTCGACGTCATCGGCCGGCAGGCCCAGGACCTCCACGAGGACCTCGTCGGTGACGCGTCGGCGTATCTCGGAGTCCGGGCGCAGGAACGTGCGGAGCAGGTCACGGCGGGTGACGATGCCGACGAGCCGGTCCTCCACGTCCACGACGGGGAGACGTTCGATGCTCCGGCGGGTCATCAGCCGCGCGGCGTCAGCCACCGTCTCTTCGGCGTGGACGGTGACCGCGGGCGCGGACATGACGTCGCCCGCGGTGGGCGGTCCCGTCCCCGAGTCGTCCTGCCGGGAGCCGCGGGGGCCCGTTGTACGGGGGTCCGCCGTGTGGGCCAGCAGGTCCGTTCGGGAAACGACACCCACCACGCGGTCCTCGTCGTCCAGGACGGGGACTCCCGAGATGTCGTACTGGGCGAGGAGCTTCGCGACGTCCTTGAAAGCGGTGACCGGGGCCACGGAGACGACCTCGTCGGTCATC
Protein-coding sequences here:
- a CDS encoding Acg family FMN-binding oxidoreductase, whose translation is MTVAPLDPAAVARLVDDAVTAPSMHNAQPWKFVFRAGSGTLALYGDPDRAMTRTDPDHRALQLGCAAALFNLRVSAAWNGLPVRVRLLPDDSEPWLLATVAVDGTAGEEHQLASLHGAVRRRRTSRYPFDDEPVPTALLDGLVAAARLEGCRLTVPDAWHLDTVLGLVRDAEHREEIDPLVRAETATWVSPVPGATGGRRDGVPATAFGPKSSAGPAPVRDFGRAGPMPDRGRAVFEKRPQLALLGTAGDTRVDWLHAGQAMERVLLQATADGLATSMTSQPLEWPELRWTVRDPVAAMGHVQMVLRLGYGPAGPATPRRPVTEVLEIRE
- a CDS encoding CBS domain-containing protein, which codes for MKHLRTVEDVMTRAAISVERNTAFKDVVAALRMWNVSALPVLDQDGKVAGARSMARRHLKRLVDVKADFTTPVPA
- a CDS encoding CBS domain-containing protein encodes the protein MKRIKVADLMTDEVVSVAPVTAFKDVAKLLAQYDISGVPVLDDEDRVVGVVSRTDLLAHTADPRTTGPRGSRQDDSGTGPPTAGDVMSAPAVTVHAEETVADAARLMTRRSIERLPVVDVEDRLVGIVTRRDLLRTFLRPDSEIRRRVTDEVLVEVLGLPADDVEVHVVDGIVTLDGRVELRSQLAALLGLVERLDGVVAVASQVTARTDDTATAHADRARHAMPW